One Oryzomonas sagensis DNA segment encodes these proteins:
- a CDS encoding PaaI family thioesterase yields the protein MTETTAKKVCTTLCPPVDLSGETGWSDFDAPALVGESLRFVSGEPDGNRFRVRYYRDGEQQLKARIWFGPETEGPPGHAHGGSMAAVFDEVLGLAAWAAGYSIVVGNLNVSFRNLLPLQQVVTLESRVISAEGRKIMVHGRLCSGETVYAEGECLCITLKK from the coding sequence GTGACCGAAACCACTGCAAAAAAAGTTTGTACGACCCTCTGCCCGCCGGTGGACCTGAGCGGTGAAACCGGCTGGAGCGATTTCGATGCCCCGGCGCTGGTGGGGGAATCCCTGCGCTTCGTCTCCGGCGAACCGGACGGCAACCGTTTCCGGGTGCGCTATTACCGTGACGGAGAGCAACAATTGAAGGCCCGCATCTGGTTCGGCCCCGAGACCGAAGGCCCTCCGGGACATGCCCACGGCGGCTCCATGGCCGCAGTGTTCGACGAGGTACTGGGACTGGCCGCCTGGGCCGCGGGGTATTCGATCGTAGTCGGCAACCTGAACGTCAGCTTCCGCAATCTGCTGCCCCTGCAACAGGTCGTCACGCTCGAAAGCCGGGTCATCTCCGCCGAAGGGCGCAAGATAATGGTGCATGGCCGCCTCTGCAGCGGAGAAACGGTCTACGCCGAAGGGGAGTGCCTCTGCATCACCCTGAAAAAATGA
- a CDS encoding bifunctional alpha/beta hydrolase/OsmC family protein has protein sequence MNTKRIAFPNSRGELLAARLELPEDERPLAYALFAHCFTCSKDLTAAVHISRALSSRRIAVLRFDFTGLGESEGEFAATTFSSEVSDLVAAARFLEQEYEAPRLLIGHSLGGAAVLAAVAEIPSTVAVVTIAAPFHPDHVRGLLGEAAERVEETGQGTVTLEGRTFTIRKSLLDDLAAHRPEDTLRRLNAALLVMHSPRDHVVGIDNATDIYRTAPHPKSFVSLDSADHLLSDSRDSRYAGGIIAAWAGRYLGISETPGPHPIPPEAIDNRVSARTGAGGFRTELFANGFPLLADEPVEDGGGNEGPSPYDYLLVALGACTGMTLQVYARSKGWPLEEVVVRLSHRKVHAEDCRDCDEKERRMDTFERELELHGGLDEAQRQRLLEIAGRCPVHRTLTAGVRVVTTLRPV, from the coding sequence ATGAACACCAAGAGGATTGCCTTTCCCAATAGCCGGGGGGAGCTGCTTGCCGCCCGGCTGGAACTCCCCGAGGACGAACGGCCCCTGGCCTACGCCCTGTTTGCCCACTGCTTCACCTGCTCCAAGGATCTCACGGCGGCGGTGCACATCTCCCGCGCCCTGAGCAGCCGGCGCATCGCCGTGTTGCGTTTCGACTTCACCGGCCTGGGGGAGAGCGAGGGGGAGTTCGCCGCCACAACCTTCTCCTCCGAGGTGAGCGACCTGGTGGCGGCGGCCCGTTTCCTGGAACAGGAGTATGAGGCCCCCCGGCTGCTCATCGGCCATTCCCTGGGGGGGGCGGCCGTGCTGGCGGCGGTGGCGGAGATCCCCTCGACCGTGGCCGTGGTCACCATCGCCGCCCCGTTTCATCCCGACCATGTGCGGGGCTTGCTGGGAGAGGCGGCGGAACGGGTCGAGGAGACCGGACAGGGAACCGTCACCCTCGAGGGCCGCACGTTCACCATTCGCAAGAGCCTGCTGGACGACCTGGCTGCCCATCGGCCGGAGGATACGTTGCGCCGGCTCAATGCGGCGCTGCTGGTGATGCACTCGCCCCGGGACCACGTGGTGGGGATCGACAACGCCACCGACATCTATCGGACAGCCCCACACCCCAAGAGCTTCGTCTCCCTCGATTCGGCCGACCACCTGCTGTCCGATAGCCGGGACTCCCGCTACGCCGGCGGGATCATCGCCGCCTGGGCCGGCCGCTACCTGGGGATATCCGAAACGCCGGGCCCCCACCCTATCCCCCCGGAGGCGATCGACAACCGTGTGTCGGCCCGCACCGGGGCGGGGGGATTTCGCACCGAGCTGTTTGCCAACGGTTTTCCCCTGCTGGCCGACGAGCCGGTGGAGGACGGCGGGGGCAACGAGGGCCCCTCCCCGTACGACTACCTGCTGGTCGCCCTCGGCGCCTGTACCGGGATGACGCTCCAGGTGTATGCCCGCAGCAAGGGATGGCCGCTGGAAGAGGTTGTGGTGCGGCTCTCGCACCGCAAGGTCCACGCCGAAGATTGCCGTGACTGTGATGAGAAGGAACGCCGGATGGATACGTTCGAGCGGGAGTTGGAACTGCATGGTGGGCTGGACGAGGCACAGCGGCAACGCTTGCTGGAGATCGCCGGGCGGTGCCCGGTGCACCGCACCTTGACGGCAGGGGTGCGGGTCGTGACCACCCTGCGGCCGGTCTGA
- a CDS encoding YchJ family protein: MNSCPCGSGIAYSDCCEPVINGVRPAETAEQLMRARYSAYVGAQMDFIFESTHPDHRQGYDHAGTREWAQNSEWLGLDIIATDKGGQEDSIGQVEFVARFKDKGVAREHHECGQFKRKSGKWYFTEGAMVKPKPITVVKIGRNDPCTCGSGLKYKKCCGK, encoded by the coding sequence ATGAACAGCTGCCCCTGCGGAAGCGGCATTGCCTATTCCGATTGTTGCGAACCGGTCATCAACGGAGTCCGCCCCGCCGAAACGGCGGAACAACTCATGAGAGCCCGCTATTCGGCCTATGTCGGCGCGCAGATGGATTTCATCTTCGAAAGCACCCACCCCGACCATCGCCAGGGCTACGACCATGCCGGCACCAGGGAATGGGCACAGAATTCCGAATGGCTGGGGCTTGACATCATCGCCACCGACAAGGGTGGCCAGGAAGACAGCATCGGCCAGGTGGAATTCGTGGCGCGATTCAAGGACAAGGGCGTTGCCCGCGAACATCACGAGTGCGGCCAGTTCAAACGCAAAAGCGGAAAATGGTACTTCACCGAGGGGGCCATGGTGAAGCCGAAACCGATCACCGTCGTCAAGATCGGCCGCAACGATCCCTGCACCTGCGGCAGCGGCCTCAAATACAAGAAATGCTGCGGGAAGTGA
- a CDS encoding rhodanese-like domain-containing protein, with protein MLEGFEVSAETVKAHMHDAVLPVFVNIRHHQDWDSGLFKARGALRIPDDEVERHLDEIPHDRTVVVYSSCPGDEASVRAAQVLRQHGWDDVHPLAGGFNAYLQAGLPVEGIGGNVPATKIMLL; from the coding sequence ATGTTGGAAGGATTCGAAGTGAGCGCGGAAACGGTCAAGGCCCATATGCATGACGCAGTTCTGCCGGTCTTCGTCAATATACGCCATCATCAGGATTGGGATAGCGGCCTCTTCAAAGCCAGGGGGGCGTTGCGCATACCCGATGACGAGGTGGAACGGCATCTCGATGAGATTCCCCATGACCGTACGGTGGTGGTGTACTCAAGCTGCCCGGGGGATGAGGCGAGTGTGCGGGCGGCTCAGGTTCTCAGGCAGCATGGCTGGGACGATGTCCACCCTCTGGCGGGCGGCTTCAATGCCTATCTCCAGGCCGGGCTTCCGGTCGAGGGTATCGGCGGGAACGTCCCGGCAACGAAGATCATGCTGCTCTAA
- a CDS encoding ABC transporter substrate-binding protein: MKKKLCALLVFLAVSLMVAAPLFAANPPKKVLIGISKIVAHPALDAVEKGIKDELAAAKIAAEYDQQNANGDIGTASSISNKFKSEKVTLAVGIATPTAQSLVNTLKGTPVVFSAVTDPVKAGLVASLKKGGKTVTGVSDMTPVKQQIQLLLKIKKIKRLGHIYTSSEENAVVLAGVVKQACKELGIEYVETTVSKSSEVKEATQAIIRRVDALYISTDNTVVSAMSAVADVAVKNRVPIMSADPSSAEKYAVLAAWGFDYYKVGRATGKMIVEILKGKKPEQMPTRFMTKTSDVDLLVNLDVARKLGLTVPKDIVKSANRVVENGKLTKK, encoded by the coding sequence GTGAAAAAGAAACTCTGTGCGTTGCTGGTGTTCCTTGCAGTCTCTCTTATGGTGGCGGCTCCGCTCTTTGCGGCAAACCCGCCGAAAAAGGTCCTCATCGGGATATCCAAGATCGTGGCCCATCCCGCCCTCGATGCCGTTGAAAAAGGTATCAAGGACGAGCTTGCCGCTGCGAAGATCGCCGCGGAGTACGACCAGCAGAATGCCAATGGCGATATCGGCACTGCGTCGTCAATCTCCAACAAGTTCAAGTCGGAAAAGGTGACCCTGGCGGTGGGGATCGCCACGCCCACGGCCCAGTCGCTGGTGAATACCCTGAAGGGGACCCCGGTCGTCTTCTCGGCGGTAACCGACCCGGTGAAGGCCGGTTTGGTGGCCTCTCTGAAAAAGGGGGGCAAGACGGTTACCGGCGTGTCGGATATGACCCCGGTGAAACAGCAGATTCAACTGCTGCTCAAGATCAAGAAGATCAAACGTCTTGGCCATATCTACACCAGTTCCGAGGAAAACGCCGTGGTGCTGGCCGGTGTCGTAAAGCAGGCCTGCAAGGAGTTGGGGATCGAATACGTGGAGACGACGGTGTCCAAGTCGTCCGAGGTGAAAGAGGCTACCCAGGCGATCATCCGCAGGGTGGATGCGCTGTACATCAGCACCGACAACACGGTCGTATCGGCCATGAGCGCCGTCGCCGACGTGGCCGTGAAGAACAGAGTGCCGATCATGTCGGCTGACCCGAGTTCGGCTGAAAAATATGCCGTCCTGGCCGCCTGGGGGTTCGACTATTACAAAGTTGGGCGTGCCACCGGCAAGATGATCGTCGAGATCCTCAAGGGCAAGAAGCCGGAGCAGATGCCGACGCGTTTTATGACCAAGACCTCGGATGTCGACCTCTTGGTCAATCTTGATGTGGCCAGGAAACTCGGTCTGACCGTGCCGAAGGATATCGTCAAGAGCGCCAACAGGGTCGTGGAAAACGGCAAGCTGACCAAAAAGTAG